From Halobacillus sp. Marseille-Q1614, the proteins below share one genomic window:
- a CDS encoding glycoside hydrolase family 35 protein produces MLESKNGEFYLDNESFQILSGAIHYFRNVPEYWEDRLQKLKALGLNTVETYIPWNFHEPKKGDFHFSGMADIEQFIRLAHQLELYVIIRPSPYICAEWEMGGLPAWLLKEDIVLRSSDPAYLHHIEEYYDVLLPKFRPYLYQNGGPIIAMQIENEYGAYGNDQKYLKFFKKQYEKHGLYTFLFTSDGPEFINQGSLPDVTTTLNFGSKVESAFQQLEKFKPGSPKMVAEFWIGWFDYWTGKHHTRDAEEAVYVFKELMEKKSSVNFYMFHGGTNFGFMNGANHYDIYYPTITSYDYDSLLTESGEITEKYRAVKRTLSDYVEVPQDYESKISTKSYGTVSMDESVSLFDVLNKISRRVKHIRPLPIEKIDQSYGYTLYRTEVNRKGGLSMKIDDIHDRAYIYINGKHVSTIYKNDELRKVTLNFPNESNTLEILVENMGRANYGEHLADRKGITSNIWLGEQYFFNWEMYAIELDWLPDNFLAGKDVRYPKFFRGTFDAEGLHDTFIDSTGFTKGNIFINGFNLGRYWNTAGPQQRIYLPGPLLKDKDNELVILELEHTHTLEVQLLDQNKLETGVS; encoded by the coding sequence ATGTTAGAATCTAAAAATGGCGAGTTCTATTTAGATAACGAGTCTTTTCAAATTTTGTCTGGGGCCATCCATTACTTTCGCAACGTGCCTGAATATTGGGAAGACAGACTCCAGAAATTGAAAGCTTTAGGGTTAAACACGGTGGAAACCTATATTCCTTGGAATTTTCACGAACCGAAGAAGGGCGATTTTCATTTTTCAGGAATGGCCGATATTGAACAATTTATTAGATTGGCGCATCAGTTGGAACTATATGTGATTATCAGGCCGTCTCCTTATATTTGTGCGGAATGGGAGATGGGCGGTCTTCCTGCCTGGTTATTAAAAGAAGACATCGTCCTGCGCAGCAGTGATCCAGCTTACTTACACCATATTGAAGAATACTACGATGTTTTACTTCCTAAATTCCGTCCGTATCTATATCAAAACGGCGGACCCATAATAGCGATGCAAATTGAAAATGAATACGGAGCCTATGGGAACGACCAGAAATACTTGAAGTTTTTCAAAAAGCAATATGAAAAGCATGGGCTTTATACATTTCTTTTTACTTCAGATGGCCCTGAATTCATTAATCAGGGTTCCCTGCCGGACGTTACGACGACTTTAAACTTCGGTTCTAAGGTTGAGAGTGCTTTTCAGCAGTTAGAGAAATTTAAGCCGGGTTCGCCCAAAATGGTCGCTGAATTCTGGATTGGCTGGTTCGACTATTGGACGGGCAAACACCATACAAGAGACGCCGAAGAGGCAGTTTACGTATTTAAAGAACTGATGGAGAAAAAAAGCTCTGTGAATTTTTATATGTTTCACGGAGGAACCAACTTTGGCTTCATGAATGGCGCCAACCATTACGATATCTATTATCCCACGATTACCAGCTATGACTATGATAGTTTGCTAACAGAAAGTGGAGAAATCACTGAGAAATACCGTGCCGTTAAACGAACATTAAGCGATTATGTCGAAGTCCCGCAAGACTATGAAAGCAAGATTTCCACGAAAAGTTACGGCACAGTAAGCATGGACGAATCGGTCAGTTTATTTGATGTATTAAACAAAATAAGCCGTAGGGTGAAGCATATCAGGCCGCTGCCCATAGAAAAGATCGATCAATCGTATGGCTATACGCTGTACCGGACAGAGGTAAACAGAAAAGGCGGTTTAAGCATGAAAATCGATGACATCCACGACAGGGCCTATATTTATATTAACGGAAAACATGTTTCTACTATTTATAAGAATGATGAATTGAGAAAGGTTACGCTAAATTTCCCAAATGAAAGCAACACGTTAGAAATATTGGTGGAAAATATGGGAAGAGCCAATTATGGAGAACACCTGGCAGACAGAAAAGGAATTACAAGTAACATCTGGCTGGGCGAGCAGTACTTTTTTAATTGGGAAATGTACGCGATTGAATTGGATTGGCTGCCTGATAACTTCTTGGCGGGCAAAGATGTTAGATATCCGAAGTTCTTCCGTGGAACATTCGATGCCGAAGGGTTACATGATACGTTTATTGACAGTACAGGCTTTACCAAAGGGAATATTTTCATTAATGGCTTTAACTTAGGCAGGTACTGGAATACAGCTGGTCCGCAGCAAAGAATCTATCTGCCAGGCCCTTTGTTGAAAGATAAGGATAATGAATTAGTGATTCTGGAGTTAGAGCATACCCATACACTTGAAGTTCAATTACTCGATCAGAATAAGCTGGAAACAGGTGTCAGTTAG
- a CDS encoding MerR family transcriptional regulator has product MYKISKFSEITGLSKETLRYYAEVKLLEPACIHPDNGYRYYDDGSYFLAILLVKLRSLGFTIQEMIAVMEDESFENLEKLLKQKRTKINKQIEDLILKMEEIDDFLLSGKGEIE; this is encoded by the coding sequence GTGTATAAAATTAGCAAGTTTTCTGAGATAACGGGGTTAAGCAAAGAAACTTTAAGATATTATGCTGAAGTTAAACTACTGGAACCTGCCTGCATCCACCCTGACAACGGTTATCGTTATTACGATGATGGAAGTTACTTTTTGGCCATTCTATTAGTGAAGCTAAGGAGTTTAGGTTTTACGATTCAGGAAATGATTGCTGTTATGGAAGATGAATCATTTGAAAATCTGGAAAAGTTACTAAAGCAAAAAAGAACCAAAATAAACAAACAGATAGAGGATCTAATATTAAAGATGGAAGAAATCGATGACTTTCTTTTATCTGGCAAAGGAGAAATTGAATGA
- a CDS encoding SRPBCC family protein, with protein MITWREETMIDANIEEVWELFRDKNIKKIMPKVEEQELIEKSEEEAGAKHKQTYREGKRLETYIVHTLAYNNLEDKKHKKINFIIGKAFEITLSFTLIKMDDHETKFIYEGENKGINFVGRAMMKLANKKGNNKVVFEFLERVRQEAENAG; from the coding sequence ATGATTACTTGGAGAGAAGAAACGATGATTGATGCGAACATTGAGGAAGTCTGGGAGTTATTCCGTGATAAAAATATAAAGAAGATTATGCCCAAAGTAGAGGAACAAGAGTTAATTGAGAAAAGTGAAGAGGAAGCTGGCGCTAAGCATAAACAGACATATCGAGAAGGAAAAAGGTTAGAAACCTACATTGTCCATACATTGGCTTATAATAACTTAGAAGACAAGAAACACAAGAAAATAAACTTCATCATCGGTAAGGCTTTTGAGATCACCCTGTCCTTCACATTAATCAAAATGGATGATCATGAAACCAAATTTATTTATGAAGGAGAAAACAAGGGTATTAATTTTGTCGGTCGAGCGATGATGAAACTGGCAAACAAGAAGGGGAATAATAAAGTTGTCTTTGAGTTTTTAGAAAGAGTCAGGCAAGAAGCGGAGAATGCTGGTTAA
- a CDS encoding GNAT family N-acetyltransferase, which yields MEEFTICSETERLVIRPLKKSDYKNWLTEFESRFPSQHRYDKGKVNMKECTEEWFANLVEKHQELAVSDTAHIFGVFRKKDNTHLGMIDFSTLYRGEFQWGRIGYTIHNQYWKKGYGKEAVKEAINIALNDLKFHRIEAHINLDNSPSIKLAESVGMEFECIRKGFIHEFGEWTDNLIYYLNAK from the coding sequence TTGGAAGAGTTTACAATTTGTTCAGAAACAGAAAGGTTAGTAATAAGGCCATTAAAGAAATCGGATTATAAGAATTGGCTGACTGAATTTGAAAGCCGTTTTCCTTCCCAACACAGGTATGATAAAGGAAAAGTGAATATGAAGGAATGTACGGAAGAATGGTTTGCAAATCTAGTAGAAAAACATCAAGAATTAGCGGTGTCAGACACGGCTCATATCTTTGGTGTTTTTAGAAAAAAAGATAATACTCATCTTGGAATGATCGACTTTTCCACATTATATAGAGGCGAATTTCAATGGGGCAGGATCGGTTACACCATACATAACCAGTATTGGAAGAAAGGCTACGGAAAAGAAGCAGTGAAAGAAGCAATAAATATTGCATTAAACGATTTAAAATTCCACCGTATTGAAGCCCATATCAATTTAGATAATTCTCCCTCCATTAAGTTAGCAGAAAGTGTTGGAATGGAGTTTGAATGTATAAGAAAAGGATTTATCCATGAGTTTGGCGAATGGACAGATAATCTGATTTATTACCTAAACGCTAAATAA
- a CDS encoding DUF4440 domain-containing protein: protein MDNNFKEQLKKLEESHLNLEVRRSSEELDKILADEFFEFGSSGKIINKNDCINAGVTLDELKLYDFEIHPLARDVVLTTYYIHNKTKKRNSLRSSIWKFQKGRWKLFFHQGTVTNRQVSETEEFN, encoded by the coding sequence ATGGATAACAACTTTAAAGAACAATTAAAAAAATTAGAGGAAAGTCATTTAAATCTCGAAGTTCGGAGGTCTTCTGAGGAACTGGATAAAATACTTGCAGATGAATTTTTTGAATTCGGGAGTTCAGGAAAAATTATTAATAAAAATGATTGTATAAACGCTGGTGTAACGCTTGATGAATTAAAGTTGTATGATTTTGAAATTCACCCTCTCGCCAGGGATGTAGTTTTAACAACTTATTACATACATAATAAAACAAAAAAGCGAAACTCTCTCCGCAGCTCTATTTGGAAGTTCCAAAAAGGAAGGTGGAAGCTGTTTTTTCATCAGGGAACGGTGACTAATAGGCAGGTTTCTGAGACTGAAGAGTTTAACTAG
- a CDS encoding aminotransferase, with protein sequence MNQNQTSYISKQVADLKPSGIRRFFDLAAQMDDVISLGVGEPDFVTPWNFIEQSFHALEQGYTSYTENAGMLELREEISKYLKNYHLTYDPAEQLIVTVGASQAIDLALRAVVEPGDEVIVVEPSFVAYVPTVSLAGGKPVTIQSKPENEFKLTPEQIEEAVTPKTKAIILCNPNNPTGTFLAHEELEQIAEVIEKHNLLVLSDEIYAELTYDETYTSFPAIGRMKDRTILISGFSKAFAMTGWRLGYAAGPPEIIAAMVKIHQYTMMCAPTIAQHAALEAMKNGRQSVQDMFESYKQRRNFIVSSLNEIGLTCPNPGGAFYAFPSIKATGLSSAEFAEELLKEEHVAVVPGEVFGASGEGYIRCSYATSLKQLDEAMERMKRFVEKRI encoded by the coding sequence ATGAACCAAAACCAAACCTCGTATATATCCAAGCAAGTAGCAGACTTAAAGCCATCGGGCATCCGCCGCTTTTTTGATCTCGCTGCCCAAATGGACGATGTAATTTCCCTTGGGGTCGGCGAGCCGGATTTTGTGACGCCCTGGAATTTTATCGAACAGAGCTTTCACGCTTTAGAACAAGGATACACTTCTTATACGGAAAATGCCGGCATGCTTGAGCTGCGAGAAGAGATAAGTAAATACCTCAAAAACTATCATCTGACGTATGACCCGGCGGAACAGTTAATTGTAACTGTTGGCGCAAGTCAGGCGATTGACCTTGCGCTAAGGGCAGTTGTGGAACCTGGTGATGAAGTAATCGTAGTTGAGCCAAGCTTTGTCGCTTATGTACCGACCGTCAGCCTGGCCGGAGGAAAACCTGTAACGATTCAGTCTAAGCCGGAAAATGAATTTAAGCTGACACCTGAGCAAATCGAAGAGGCGGTTACACCAAAAACAAAAGCGATCATCTTATGCAACCCCAATAACCCGACAGGCACTTTTCTAGCACACGAAGAATTAGAACAGATCGCCGAAGTTATTGAAAAGCATAACCTGCTCGTTCTATCAGATGAAATCTATGCAGAGCTTACGTACGATGAAACGTATACGAGTTTCCCTGCGATTGGACGAATGAAAGATCGTACGATTTTGATCAGCGGGTTCTCAAAAGCGTTTGCCATGACTGGGTGGCGGTTAGGCTATGCAGCCGGGCCGCCCGAGATCATCGCCGCAATGGTAAAAATCCACCAGTACACCATGATGTGCGCTCCTACGATAGCACAGCATGCAGCACTAGAAGCAATGAAGAACGGAAGACAGAGTGTACAGGATATGTTTGAGAGCTATAAACAAAGAAGGAACTTTATCGTAAGCAGCCTGAACGAAATTGGACTTACGTGTCCAAATCCGGGCGGAGCATTTTACGCCTTCCCATCCATTAAGGCAACTGGATTAAGTTCAGCCGAATTCGCAGAAGAGCTGCTAAAGGAAGAACATGTAGCTGTTGTCCCAGGTGAGGTGTTTGGGGCAAGCGGAGAAGGCTACATCCGCTGTTCGTATGCAACTTCGCTGAAACAGCTTGATGAAGCAATGGAACGTATGAAACGATTTGTTGAGAAACGGATTTAA
- a CDS encoding Lrp/AsnC family transcriptional regulator, whose amino-acid sequence MKENEVELLKLIEKNANLEVEKIAKLMGKSIEEIRELIDELEKKKAILGYSTLIDWAQVLDKEDVTAMVDVKVTPARGVGFDKVAERIYRFPEVNSVYLMSGSYDLSVSVKGKTMMDIGNFISEKLSTLDSVISTTTHFVLKKYKHDGIILHDDEDDDKRIVVSP is encoded by the coding sequence ATGAAAGAAAATGAAGTAGAACTGCTAAAATTAATAGAAAAAAATGCGAATCTTGAAGTAGAGAAAATTGCGAAATTAATGGGTAAAAGTATAGAAGAAATCCGTGAATTAATTGATGAGCTTGAAAAAAAGAAAGCGATCCTCGGCTATTCCACGCTGATTGACTGGGCGCAGGTTCTAGACAAGGAAGACGTTACGGCAATGGTTGATGTAAAAGTAACCCCTGCGCGCGGTGTCGGTTTTGATAAAGTAGCCGAGCGTATCTATCGTTTTCCAGAGGTGAATTCCGTTTATCTGATGTCCGGCTCCTATGATTTATCCGTTTCTGTAAAAGGTAAAACGATGATGGACATTGGGAATTTCATTTCTGAAAAACTTTCAACGCTTGATTCCGTCATCTCTACAACGACACATTTTGTTTTGAAGAAGTATAAACACGATGGCATCATTCTGCATGATGATGAGGACGATGATAAGAGAATTGTGGTATCACCATGA
- a CDS encoding Na-translocating system protein MpsC family protein — MEIREQQTKLANNFGKLLRDKFSKGPQAIHVTICPPYVIYLSGFVSATEQVLLEQEQDITVKTTREYVMKSLEPEIRGQIKAITDLDIQQIYYDWNLANQTGVIVGVSYETPAPSEAYRGKEEVHKEIIRISEEAEKVPDHVESYRLSNRSLVVIREGILVPIEKQLVALGFDEKLRVAKRQLEGEMLLNSTQFSRILDATVQDVFVDWDFARDNSVISFVLKPNN, encoded by the coding sequence ATGGAAATTAGAGAACAGCAAACGAAGCTTGCTAATAATTTTGGTAAACTGCTGCGGGATAAATTCAGCAAAGGTCCACAAGCGATCCACGTTACCATCTGCCCGCCGTATGTTATTTATTTAAGTGGTTTCGTATCTGCAACAGAGCAGGTTCTCTTAGAACAAGAACAGGATATTACAGTTAAAACAACTCGGGAGTATGTAATGAAATCTCTCGAACCCGAAATACGCGGACAAATAAAAGCTATTACAGATTTAGATATTCAGCAGATATATTATGATTGGAATCTCGCCAATCAAACGGGAGTAATTGTCGGTGTCAGCTACGAGACCCCCGCACCATCAGAGGCTTATCGCGGCAAAGAGGAAGTCCACAAGGAAATTATCCGCATCAGTGAAGAAGCGGAGAAAGTTCCGGACCATGTGGAGTCTTACAGGCTGAGCAACCGATCATTAGTGGTCATTCGTGAAGGAATTCTAGTCCCTATTGAAAAGCAGCTGGTCGCCCTGGGCTTTGATGAAAAGCTCCGTGTTGCAAAGAGGCAGCTGGAGGGTGAAATGCTGCTGAACAGCACTCAATTTTCAAGGATTCTTGATGCCACGGTTCAGGATGTTTTTGTAGACTGGGATTTCGCCCGTGATAACAGCGTGATTTCATTTGTATTAAAACCGAATAATTAG
- a CDS encoding RNA polymerase sigma factor: MSRLTDLELYEQICNKDREALELLYNRYEKLLYSFAHRLLKDQQAAEEVMQDVFIKLWKGKGAGQYVSERGKFSSWLLTITRNASIDLMRKKKVQEVEWDSRDSLNENMPVVEEVIQDEEERDRLRKAIDTLPDQQQRIICLFYFQGLSQREIAEKCDIPLGTVKGRVRLALKKLREHLEEKGGTTDE, from the coding sequence ATGAGCAGATTGACGGACCTTGAACTATACGAACAAATATGCAACAAAGATAGAGAAGCACTGGAATTACTATATAATCGATATGAAAAATTATTATATTCTTTCGCTCATCGTCTATTAAAGGATCAGCAGGCCGCAGAAGAAGTGATGCAGGATGTATTTATAAAACTGTGGAAAGGAAAGGGAGCGGGCCAGTACGTGAGTGAGCGCGGCAAATTTTCGAGCTGGCTTTTGACAATTACGAGGAACGCTTCCATAGACTTGATGCGAAAAAAGAAAGTACAGGAAGTGGAATGGGACAGCCGGGATTCATTAAATGAAAATATGCCTGTTGTCGAAGAGGTAATCCAGGATGAAGAAGAGCGCGACCGCTTGAGAAAGGCGATAGATACACTTCCCGATCAACAGCAGCGGATAATTTGTCTGTTTTATTTTCAAGGTTTATCCCAGAGGGAGATTGCCGAAAAATGTGATATACCGCTTGGAACGGTCAAAGGGCGTGTTCGGCTCGCCTTAAAGAAGCTTCGTGAGCACCTGGAAGAGAAAGGGGGGACCACCGATGAATGA
- a CDS encoding anti-sigma factor: MNEKQCGKVIDYLNDQLMEKERKEFEEHLRECPDCQEELQELEEIMGEFPSYMKETVPPSGMKERVLDRVFEEEEEKPEQEEARVIAPKPARWKVWAGALAAGLLLSIGGNIFAGLQLQQLSSQNDELETTLSDLQAALTELEDRGGTVSPLMQAQLASTGEEGQGMATMVDREAGAELLIQVNNLNQLEGDQVYQVWLIEGEKPEPAGTFTTNQEGNGAVTYRVDDENLKSWDAIAITKEPHANNQLPQGEIVLQAEL, from the coding sequence ATGAATGAGAAACAATGCGGGAAAGTGATTGATTATTTAAACGATCAGCTGATGGAAAAAGAGAGAAAAGAATTTGAAGAGCATTTGCGGGAGTGTCCCGACTGTCAGGAGGAACTTCAGGAACTGGAAGAGATTATGGGAGAATTCCCTTCTTATATGAAAGAAACAGTCCCCCCTTCCGGCATGAAGGAGCGAGTGCTTGATCGTGTATTTGAGGAAGAGGAAGAAAAGCCGGAGCAAGAGGAAGCTCGAGTCATAGCTCCTAAGCCTGCGCGCTGGAAGGTCTGGGCTGGAGCACTTGCAGCAGGGCTGCTGCTTTCCATCGGAGGAAATATATTCGCAGGACTGCAGCTGCAGCAGCTGTCTTCTCAAAACGATGAACTTGAAACGACGCTGTCAGATCTCCAGGCGGCCCTTACTGAACTTGAGGATCGCGGTGGGACGGTGTCACCGCTGATGCAGGCCCAGCTTGCATCCACAGGAGAAGAAGGTCAGGGAATGGCTACTATGGTCGATCGAGAGGCAGGAGCTGAACTGCTTATTCAGGTAAATAACTTAAATCAGTTAGAAGGAGATCAAGTGTATCAAGTATGGCTGATCGAAGGAGAAAAACCTGAGCCGGCCGGAACTTTTACAACCAACCAGGAAGGTAACGGTGCAGTCACCTACCGTGTAGATGACGAGAATCTGAAATCATGGGATGCGATTGCGATTACAAAAGAACCTCATGCGAATAACCAGCTCCCTCAAGGAGAGATTGTCCTGCAGGCAGAATTGTAA
- a CDS encoding cupin domain-containing protein yields MFNYPNMYPNPYGNNPMFNGGQGNHQDHQQVLNAVLTSIEGKASAVDFYSRLAAFAPNQKHKSELLRTLEEEEGHLKHFTDLYVTLTGNPPMYDLQPITFNSYSEGLQKAYEAGVHNYEEYREGYELTQHLPIREVFMRACNDEVDQVERLTKLSSNEERIDLDDYGTQPFVVDIEEASKQNTTFRTAIWTGDHLQVTVMSIDVGDDIGLEVHPDVDQFLRIEEGEGLVQMGDSKDQLDFEAPVYDDYAIMVPAGKWHNLTNTGDEPLKLYTIYAPPEHPFGTVHETKADAMEAE; encoded by the coding sequence ATGTTCAATTACCCTAATATGTATCCAAATCCTTATGGAAACAACCCAATGTTTAACGGAGGCCAAGGAAACCACCAAGATCATCAGCAAGTGCTAAACGCTGTGCTCACTAGTATCGAAGGGAAAGCGTCGGCTGTTGATTTTTACAGCCGATTAGCTGCTTTTGCGCCAAATCAAAAGCATAAGAGTGAACTTCTCCGTACGTTAGAAGAGGAAGAAGGACACTTAAAGCATTTTACGGACCTGTATGTCACACTTACCGGTAATCCGCCGATGTATGACCTGCAGCCAATCACATTTAATAGTTACAGTGAAGGATTACAGAAGGCATATGAAGCAGGCGTTCATAATTATGAAGAATATCGCGAAGGTTACGAACTTACGCAGCATTTACCTATTCGTGAAGTGTTCATGAGAGCTTGCAATGATGAGGTTGATCAAGTCGAGCGCTTAACTAAATTGTCATCAAATGAAGAACGCATTGATCTGGATGATTATGGGACACAGCCGTTTGTTGTGGATATTGAAGAAGCTTCTAAGCAAAATACTACGTTCAGAACAGCTATATGGACAGGAGATCATCTTCAGGTAACAGTAATGAGCATAGATGTTGGAGATGATATCGGTTTAGAAGTCCACCCAGACGTTGATCAATTTTTACGTATAGAAGAGGGAGAAGGATTGGTGCAGATGGGGGACAGTAAAGATCAATTAGATTTTGAAGCTCCTGTGTATGATGACTATGCTATCATGGTTCCTGCTGGGAAATGGCATAACTTGACAAATACTGGAGATGAACCGCTGAAGCTTTACACTATTTATGCACCGCCTGAGCATCCGTTTGGTACGGTTCATGAAACAAAAGCTGATGCAATGGAAGCTGAATAA
- a CDS encoding metallophosphoesterase, translated as MKKRLVFFTFIPIIFASIKAIFDTNVFKVNSVHFLSNKLPKGSKITILQISDLHNKEFGENNQKLLYTAEKLNPDIIVMTGDLISRGTKQFERVFSFVEKLTSVHESVYFVSGNHEWDNPRIQEFFDGLKVRKVTILDNQHTIVTKNEVKLHLIGVGDCSTDHENTDKAFDGIDQERYTILLSHSPSITKKYSGLPADLVLSGHTHGGQVRIPLIGAVVAPEQKLFPNLDKGTFKTGQDQMLYIDSGLGTSKAPIRFLNQSQISFIQITSDS; from the coding sequence ATGAAAAAGCGGCTTGTTTTCTTTACTTTTATACCAATAATTTTTGCTTCAATAAAGGCCATTTTTGATACGAATGTTTTTAAAGTGAACAGCGTCCACTTTCTCAGTAATAAACTGCCGAAAGGGTCTAAAATCACCATTTTGCAGATAAGTGACCTGCACAATAAAGAGTTTGGAGAGAACAACCAAAAGCTGTTATACACGGCAGAGAAATTAAATCCGGACATCATCGTAATGACTGGTGATCTTATCAGTAGAGGGACAAAGCAGTTTGAACGGGTATTTTCTTTCGTTGAGAAACTAACCTCAGTCCATGAATCTGTTTATTTTGTTTCTGGGAATCATGAGTGGGATAATCCCCGTATCCAAGAATTTTTCGATGGCCTCAAGGTGCGAAAAGTTACCATTTTAGATAATCAGCATACGATAGTAACTAAAAATGAGGTCAAGCTTCATTTAATAGGGGTTGGTGACTGCTCTACAGATCATGAAAATACGGATAAAGCTTTTGACGGGATAGACCAGGAACGTTATACGATCCTGCTGTCCCATTCACCGAGCATTACGAAAAAGTACAGCGGTTTACCGGCTGATTTGGTCTTAAGCGGACATACACACGGCGGACAAGTAAGGATTCCTTTAATTGGGGCGGTGGTGGCTCCCGAACAGAAACTTTTTCCAAATCTCGATAAAGGAACATTCAAAACCGGTCAAGATCAGATGCTTTACATTGACAGCGGCTTAGGTACGAGTAAAGCTCCGATCCGTTTCTTAAATCAAAGCCAAATCAGTTTTATCCAGATCACCAGCGATTCCTAG